A stretch of the Deltaproteobacteria bacterium HGW-Deltaproteobacteria-18 genome encodes the following:
- a CDS encoding DUF1722 domain-containing protein translates to MNRPIRLGVSRCLLGEKVRYDGGHKLDPFLTKTLGEYVEYVPVCPEVECGLPIPREAMRLVGDPESPRLLTQKTRIDHTGRMQEWATGRLAELESENLCGFIFKSKSPSSGMERVKVYSESGNLAGQSVGIFARMLMQHFPLLPVEEEGRLHDVHLRENFIDRIFVLRRYRDMIKSGQTLNNLITFHTRHKLQLLAHSPEIYRAMGRLVAGGKSMPKEQLFKSYHEHLMTAMRMKATPPKHRNVLQHIMGYFKNELLPDEKQELLELINQYARGFLPLIVPVTLLNHYVLKYEEFYLQDQTYLRPHPLELKLRNHA, encoded by the coding sequence ATGAACCGACCCATCCGGCTGGGTGTCAGCCGATGCCTGCTCGGGGAGAAGGTCCGCTACGACGGGGGGCACAAGCTTGACCCTTTTTTGACCAAGACCCTGGGTGAATATGTGGAATACGTTCCGGTCTGCCCGGAGGTGGAATGCGGCCTGCCCATTCCGCGTGAGGCCATGCGCCTGGTGGGCGACCCGGAATCCCCGCGCCTTCTGACCCAGAAGACCCGCATCGACCACACCGGGCGCATGCAGGAATGGGCCACCGGCCGTCTGGCCGAACTGGAATCCGAAAACCTGTGCGGCTTCATCTTCAAGAGCAAATCCCCGTCCAGCGGCATGGAGCGGGTCAAGGTCTATTCGGAATCGGGCAATCTCGCCGGGCAGTCCGTAGGCATCTTCGCGCGCATGTTAATGCAGCATTTTCCGCTGCTCCCGGTCGAAGAGGAGGGACGCCTGCACGACGTGCACCTGCGCGAAAACTTCATCGACCGCATCTTCGTTCTGCGCCGCTACCGCGACATGATCAAATCCGGCCAGACCTTGAACAATCTGATCACCTTTCACACGCGACACAAGCTCCAGCTTCTGGCACACAGCCCTGAAATCTACCGGGCCATGGGCAGACTCGTGGCAGGGGGCAAATCCATGCCCAAGGAGCAACTCTTCAAGAGCTATCACGAGCACCTCATGACCGCCATGCGCATGAAGGCCACGCCGCCCAAGCACAGAAACGTGCTGCAGCACATCATGGGCTACTTCAAGAACGAGCTGCTGCCGGATGAAAAGCAGGAACTGCTCGAACTGATCAACCAGTACGCCCGCGGCTTCCTGCCTCTCATCGTGCCCGTGACCCTGCTCAATCACTATGTGCTCAAATACGAGGAGTTCTATCTTCAGGACCAGACATATCTGCGACCCCACCCCCTCGAACTCAAGTTGCGCAACCACGCCTAG
- a CDS encoding serine/threonine protein kinase, which produces MTNAYEIISRFDPEFPRKRAGQLLTDTSEFMNIGYGDVIDLNGKYFLVLRDEKERSFGVEDPKYWVKRCRELSTGERKILKLVFYERFPVSMGSMQIECFRSPRKEARILDLVKGDMRFMQGYSHDDTAGNNVRVLDVVKGELLALHIDRLEADHKTYFFELLPDILAKFVEACRAIEFLHKHGENHGDIRRDHLWLEYGTGNYVWIDFDYTYEFQENPFGLDIFGLGNLLLFLVGKKFCTTFNIPRPDFDGKTDISLEAADFSLLFKNRLANLRKVYPYVPHALNNVLMHFSSASEVFYFNIGEMLEDLEPCIEEIRRGGINR; this is translated from the coding sequence ATGACCAATGCCTACGAGATTATCAGCCGTTTCGACCCGGAATTCCCACGCAAGCGGGCCGGGCAACTGCTCACCGACACCTCGGAATTCATGAACATCGGCTACGGTGACGTGATCGATCTTAATGGAAAATATTTTCTGGTGCTACGAGACGAAAAGGAACGCAGTTTCGGCGTGGAAGACCCCAAATACTGGGTCAAGCGTTGCCGGGAGTTATCCACGGGAGAACGAAAAATCCTGAAGCTGGTCTTTTACGAGCGCTTTCCCGTGTCCATGGGCAGCATGCAGATCGAATGCTTTCGCAGCCCCCGCAAGGAAGCGCGCATCCTCGATCTGGTCAAGGGAGACATGCGCTTCATGCAGGGCTACTCCCACGACGACACGGCCGGAAACAACGTGCGCGTCCTTGATGTGGTCAAGGGGGAGCTTCTTGCCCTGCACATCGACCGCCTGGAAGCTGATCACAAGACCTACTTCTTCGAGCTGCTGCCCGACATTCTTGCCAAGTTCGTCGAAGCCTGCCGGGCCATCGAATTCCTGCACAAGCACGGCGAGAACCATGGCGACATCCGCCGCGACCACCTGTGGCTGGAGTACGGCACGGGCAACTATGTGTGGATTGATTTCGACTACACCTACGAATTCCAGGAAAACCCCTTCGGTCTGGACATCTTCGGCCTGGGCAATCTGCTCCTGTTTCTGGTCGGCAAGAAATTCTGCACCACCTTCAACATCCCTCGCCCGGATTTTGACGGCAAGACGGACATCTCGCTCGAAGCGGCGGACTTTTCCCTGCTTTTCAAGAACCGCCTGGCCAACCTGCGCAAGGTCTATCCCTACGTGCCCCATGCCCTGAACAACGTGCTCATGCACTTTTCCTCAGCCTCCGAAGTGTTCTATTTCAACATTGGCGAAATGCTTGAAGACCTTGAGCCCTGCATCGAAGAAATCCGCCGCGGGGGAATCAACCGTTAA
- a CDS encoding universal stress protein, whose protein sequence is MDPKKILIAVDTSDNAARAVTYVAELLGGSTGFLITVLYIERPPNRDLYEDDATWVEASQAQELRIRTFLQQAKSNLTGRGISPDAVTISYVPHCQSPVNPTAQQCSIGTSIARDILQVQQQGDFGTLVIGRRGVSRAEEFLFGSVTTKVTHLAKDCTVWVVQ, encoded by the coding sequence ATGGACCCCAAGAAAATTCTCATTGCCGTAGACACTTCGGACAACGCGGCCCGCGCCGTGACCTATGTTGCCGAACTGCTCGGAGGCAGCACGGGCTTTTTGATCACGGTCCTTTATATTGAACGACCGCCCAATCGCGACCTGTATGAGGACGATGCAACCTGGGTCGAAGCCAGCCAGGCCCAGGAGCTGCGCATCCGCACATTCCTGCAACAGGCCAAGTCCAACCTGACCGGCAGGGGCATATCGCCGGACGCGGTGACCATCTCCTATGTTCCGCATTGCCAGTCACCGGTGAACCCCACCGCACAGCAGTGCAGCATTGGAACGTCCATTGCCCGCGACATCCTGCAGGTCCAGCAACAAGGTGATTTCGGCACTCTGGTCATCGGCCGCCGGGGAGTGTCCCGCGCCGAGGAATTTCTGTTCGGCAGTGTGACCACAAAAGTCACGCATCTCGCCAAGGACTGCACCGTATGGGTGGTACAATAA
- a CDS encoding DUF445 domain-containing protein encodes MLLKLCFSTLICAFIGWITNFIAIKMLFHPRRPVQIGSLTVQGIFPKRQKALAMNLAAVIEGELLSHDDIQNVMRRPEFAAKLKDRIQDGFAEFLSKRLGTLNPMIAMFLDGPMMEKIKELLDKELDRIVPGLLETATSELETSLDVRKLIQDKIENLSMDRLEALLMSIMSKEFRFIEVVGAVLGAMIGLIQGLIFF; translated from the coding sequence ATGCTTTTGAAACTGTGCTTTTCGACCCTGATCTGCGCCTTTATCGGCTGGATCACCAACTTCATCGCCATCAAGATGCTCTTCCACCCTCGCCGTCCGGTGCAGATCGGCAGTCTGACGGTGCAGGGCATCTTCCCCAAGAGACAAAAAGCGCTGGCCATGAACCTGGCCGCCGTCATCGAAGGCGAGCTCCTCTCCCACGACGACATCCAGAACGTCATGCGCCGCCCCGAATTCGCGGCCAAGCTCAAAGACAGGATCCAGGACGGATTCGCCGAGTTTCTGTCCAAGCGTCTGGGGACACTGAATCCCATGATCGCCATGTTTCTGGACGGCCCCATGATGGAAAAGATCAAGGAACTGTTGGACAAGGAACTGGACCGCATCGTGCCGGGCCTGCTCGAGACCGCAACCAGCGAGCTGGAGACTTCCCTCGATGTCAGAAAACTCATCCAGGACAAGATCGAAAACCTCTCCATGGATCGGCTCGAAGCCCTGCTCATGTCCATCATGTCCAAGGAATTCAGGTTCATCGAAGTGGTGGGCGCAGTGCTGGGCGCCATGATCGGACTTATACAGGGTCTGATTTTCTTCTAG
- a CDS encoding superoxide dismutase translates to MNKNLPTPSCGLSRRKFLAATSSAALLFALGGLRGLAWAAPLELPALPYADNALEPVISAKTIGFHYGKHHQGYFNNLNKLIAGSEFADMPLEKIVLETSGKADKTAIFNNAAQTWNHTFYWQSLTPKGGGTPPADLKNRINDSFGDLDTCMKELSAAAVGRFASGWAWLVADGDTLKVMNTMNADTPLTSGFKPLLTIDVWEHAYYLDYQNRRADYVKAVLEKLINWEFAAKNLG, encoded by the coding sequence ATGAACAAAAACCTTCCGACACCATCGTGCGGTCTGAGCCGCCGAAAATTTCTGGCAGCCACTTCCAGCGCCGCACTCCTTTTCGCCCTTGGAGGCCTGCGCGGCCTCGCCTGGGCCGCCCCCCTCGAACTCCCGGCCCTGCCCTACGCGGACAATGCCCTGGAACCCGTCATTTCGGCCAAGACCATCGGCTTTCATTACGGCAAGCACCACCAGGGTTACTTCAACAACCTGAACAAGCTCATTGCGGGCAGCGAATTTGCCGACATGCCCCTGGAGAAAATAGTTCTCGAAACCAGCGGCAAGGCGGACAAGACCGCCATCTTCAACAATGCCGCCCAGACCTGGAACCACACCTTTTACTGGCAGAGCCTCACCCCCAAGGGCGGAGGGACCCCGCCCGCCGATCTGAAAAACAGGATCAACGATTCCTTCGGAGATCTGGACACATGCATGAAGGAACTCAGCGCTGCGGCAGTCGGACGTTTCGCCAGCGGGTGGGCCTGGCTGGTGGCAGACGGCGACACGCTCAAGGTCATGAACACCATGAACGCGGACACGCCATTGACCAGCGGTTTCAAGCCCCTCCTGACCATCGACGTCTGGGAACACGCCTATTACCTGGACTACCAGAACCGCCGTGCCGACTACGTCAAGGCTGTGCTTGAAAAACTGATCAACTGGGAGTTCGCGGCCAAAAACCTGGGTTGA
- a CDS encoding secondary thiamine-phosphate synthase enzyme, which yields MKSFRKELWFQVPTRRAFINITGDVEQCLAESGIREGLVLVNAMHITASVFINDDESGLHHDYEKWLEKLAPHEPVSQYRHNVGEDNADAHMKRQIMGREVVVAVTGGRLDFGTWERIFYGEFDGRRKKRVLVKIIGE from the coding sequence ATGAAAAGCTTTCGCAAGGAACTCTGGTTCCAGGTGCCGACCCGGCGGGCCTTTATCAACATCACGGGTGATGTCGAACAATGCCTGGCTGAAAGCGGGATCAGGGAAGGGCTTGTGCTTGTCAACGCCATGCACATAACCGCCTCGGTCTTCATCAACGATGACGAGTCCGGCCTGCATCACGATTATGAAAAATGGCTGGAAAAGCTGGCTCCCCACGAACCCGTTTCCCAGTACCGTCACAACGTGGGCGAGGACAATGCCGACGCGCACATGAAAAGGCAGATCATGGGCCGCGAGGTGGTCGTGGCCGTGACCGGGGGGCGGCTCGATTTCGGGACCTGGGAGCGGATATTCTACGGGGAGTTTGATGGACGCAGGAAAAAGCGGGTGCTGGTCAAGATTATCGGCGAATAA